The DNA window CCAAtagtaaaaagagaaaattgaaaaaaaataatcaaatcagTTGTATTCATTCTCATGGCTCTTATCGGCAATTTTCtattaactgaaaaataaatataaataaataaaatacaataagataaaatacaaaactcTATGGCACACAGACAAAACAATAGTTCCttcaaagaaaaatcacatcttgtagaaataaatgtaaaaaatttaattgatttaaaaactaaaaatacgtAAATGTTCTGCGATGCTCACTTGTCTGAGACTGAGCCTGATACTTGGTGGTGTCTCATCTTTTGTACGAGTTCATCAATGCTCGGGGTCAGGTTCTGAGCTGAGGAAGTCCTCAGGATTGAGTCAAGGTGTTTATCAGTAAGACGGCTCCGGTGTGATGTTTTGCTTAGCTTCATCAAAGAGAACAATTGTTCACACAGGTATGTGCTGCCAAACATGGAGATCGTCTGAGCAGCTTGGATGCGCAGCTGAGGCATTGTGTCGGGGATGAAACGTGCAAACTCAGTGGCACCCAATCTCTCATATTTTTCCCTCAGTGTGTCATTGCACTGGAGCTCAATCAACTCCATTTGGAGGTTTGCTGGTGCGCTTTCCACATCAACTCCAAAAGCATTGGCAAGTAGTTCAAACCTGTTTTTTTGAGCTTCAAAGTCAGCAAATCGGCGTCGGAACTCGGCGGCAAGTATGTTGAGTTTATCGGCAAACTGTGCACTTGGGAACAAAGCAGTAGAGAGCTTCTCTTTCATGGTCTGGCAGCTGGGGAAGTGGCTCAAGTTTTCTTTCTGCATCTGCGTCTGCCACAGACTCAGCTTGGTTTTGAACGCCTTCACCGTACTGTACAGATCAGAGATGACACGCCCCCGTCCCTGCAGTTGCAGGATCATCACATTCAGATGGCTTGTGATGTCGCACAGAAACGCCATTTCACACATAAATGTTTCATCTCGAAGCTCTGTTGTGTCATTCTCTTTGCTTTCCATGAACAGACAGATCTCCTCACGAAGCTCGAAACATCTTTGCAGCACCTTTCCCTGGCTTAGccattgcacatttgtgtgatAGGGCAAGTCACCATACTCTTCCAGAAATGCCTTGAACTGGCGGTGATTTAAACCTTTGGCTCTGATGAAGTTAACTGCACGCGTTATGATGGTCATTACATGTTCCATTTTCAAGGCTTTGCCACATAAGGACTCCTGGTGTATTATGCAGTGATAAGCTGTCAGCTCCTCTGTGACATTTTCATCCTGCATCCTCTCACGTATCCTTGCCACCAATTCACTCCTGTGTCCACACATCGCAGGTTCTCCATCTGATGTCAATCCCACGAGTTTTTCCCAAGGCAGTCCCATCTCATTTACACATCTGGATACCTCTTCATACAGATCTTGTCCTGTAGTCGTGCCATGCATCGGACGTAACGCCAAAAACTCTTCTGTTACGGTCAGGCTGGAGTCCACTCCACAAATGAAAATTGACAACTGGGCAATGTCAGTTGTGTCAGTGCTCTCGTCCATACCAAGAGAATATGCAATGAAATCTTTTCCCTTTTCCACAAGCTGTTCTTTTAGATTGGAGGACAGCTGGTCTACACGTTGAGCAACGATGTTTCTGCTCAGGCTCACGTTTGAAAATAGCTGCCGTTTGTCCGTGAACATGTACTCTGCCTACCACCTGGCTTGAAATTCCCTGTGCTCACTGTACACCTTCCGCTTAGCCATTATTGGGGAGGGGAGTTGCTGAAAGTTGACATCTGCTGTGAATGCTGATGAATAATGAATGAATAATGAAGCCGAGCCCCGCTTCCGGCGCTGCAGTGAGTTCGCGGGCTTCTGTTGCATTGTGGGGAATGAAGTATTGGTGCGTGCAAAACCCCAGCTGGTGGCTGTGACCTGTGGGCCGATTCTAATACTAATCAAATACCAAAtctggcccgcgggccttgactttgacacatgtgatCTAGGGAATGGACTTGGTCATTAGCAATAATTTTAAAAGGGATCAGTAGTCTGGGGAGGAACAAGTTATTAGAGATCCCACGTGCCAGTATATCCACATTTATTTGCCAGTACAATCATTTTCCCGAAAAGGACACATAGCAACAAACAATTGGCTGTTTTGTCCGTCTGAAGCCTAAGATGATCCCGCTGACTCTATTTTGATTGGATCATTCTATCAAGGTGACCTGTTTACAGGCAGGATTCATACGCAGGCCTATTagtgtaatattgtgtttaattaaaaatattaaataggctggactcaatttttatcaatttgttattagaactcgatttaaataagttaccagtactttttatgcaaaaatgcttataaactcaatttatttgagttgtcttaacttagaaaaactaagtaagctggaagttttgcttctcagtgcggaaggatgaaagatgtgttttgaaaatgccacatCACTACCGTCTTCCACCCttgcggatcagtccgcatgttcatggttccagcatttgttatggaattgagcaaacctggagatattattgttgtcattgctgtggatcttaacctgatacactgacttggtgagtaaatgtttactcttatttaaactgattttgtggcttctcttagtttagcaccaggtttctaatcttgctagctagttagtgttagccttgcgttgctgctgccgctgggctcatgttacttaaaaattaacaccacggCCTTAAAACCCTTACAGAAAACTATGTCTGTGaatttttctgttgattgtttgaaataaaaaagtgagataagagcccaggcaaaattcttcgggaggtgcagccgttaggggtggggtagggtggggtgTGGAGGGTATTTTCAATCCATAGccataactaactaactatatatatatatatatatttcatgttTAACGTGAGTAGCAAAAGAGTGCAGGGGGGTTGAAAAGAATACGCCAGGAGTTGGCTGTGCTCCCGGACTCTATCAAGCCTTGACCTCGCGGTCAGCTATCGcgctggtggataacagagaaccacttttgcaaatatgtgatattttgataaattaagtagatatttgagcattacatagctacattctcacctgaaaatatcttaaaaggttttttcgtgacccagaaagggtaatctggggaaaaggaggatcgcatttgtcggacCCTGTGCTTACTTGTAAGCgtggcaatggcggaggagcacggctaaaaaacttattactttttttgagtcacaaaataaacttttaagatattttctggcgagaatgtagctgtgtaaagttcaagTATCTGCTCGATTTAACAAGACATcagatatttgcaaaaatggAGACGTCCatttttgaacatctgtggtatctattaatgtcaaatctagcctttatttaacaacataagcaaactctatgttacaatgattgcacagccattaaggatcaaatcagtttctgaaaaatgttctgctttttctccctctgcttgcttcttactgtctttgaggtttgggaccagcactcctactgttggacagaaagacatcaactcagtggtaagtattttggttttccaatatattagcaactctCAGTGACATTAATCAGGCTGAagtttaatcatactttagatcagcctgttttacttattgttttgtttgtgctttggtttggggaagttgtttcttttctgatcttttcctgtcttctgttatcagacttgagatatgactgcactgtgctgttgctggtgactccagttaattctacaagacatgctgtgtaagtaaacaaacaacaacagtttggactgcatttcttgaaagatcacatcccccaaacttagtttagagggtctacactgtatatagtgaagtctgcaagttttctaacagcaaaatttgttttgtgctgtaggattaaagaaattattttactgctactgttcaGAACCATCATCTTTGttgttgcattaattatcattcatcaaagcatttattgaagctgttggcattacgttataatttgtattacaggtgttatcataatcacatattaacatgtttattacaggtgcagttataaccactttaaatcattgagttaaatctataatcttaaaagcatatatgctgagtatattgttacagtaaaatagtagctgagcaaatgCCTGAGTCTATTCAACAACATGTTGCACTAGAGTTTACTTGAcaacaggtgacagaaggaggacaagtccatggggacctcaaaggcctgagatcatcaccatatttggaagaggatgccagaaaggggaacttctgtgtctgcacttATCTCTTAAAATTGATCATGTCTGTAAAAGAGGCAAATAATGTTCTTAagaataccctgatgttataaaagcaatctgaagtgtattttgggtGGAGATCTGATGCTGTTTGCATACATCTCCCCACGCTGCgtgtttcattaaaatcaattgtttgaccaagctcttctggaccatcgttgttttactctcgtcctcaaatTAAcagtgcccaaatcattttgcagatcattagaatgaaagttattggccatgtttgcatagccctttttaaaatgatgctttcatgacattattttatgttgggtggtggtcagggctatccagactgacaattgggacattgaatgtcacctctccggtggggagggagcctgagattgtctaagctatatgaaatgcagaaaaaaaatgttttcagagaGCAAATAAGTTCGTGTTTTTccaaaaaaatatgattgtttgcttgcaggacaccaggagagatgagtcctccgtcacagatgatgtggtcagtgaagcctgcaggttcaagctcactgcATCTCCAaaccacatccactgccactgtacttaagggaagttaaagactttgtTCTGCACCTACCTTTGGATCActtcgatccatgacagtcattcaggcagtaatgcctggactggaaacaagcatccttaaaacattgcaacattccagctcccgtgttgtaatgaaaaacaaatgtgttgtttaaatcagAGACTGCaattgtgacagaacaataaatattttattttgattatataagtgagtacaaaacaaacttgtggtaggcctaaacttattttcagaataattacatctgagactttgtttcattgtaagattataaccgtgatggcaatataattgtttatccagtatgttggctgttatattttgttgtctttgaaaataaatgatgggctgattttaacatcattacaaaaagtgttgttaattatttttaatcatattcaggttaccacaaattgttttttcatttagttgaacttgaaatgtttgtcagtaggtaaacaattagtattgtacagtcagaaatagggatgggtatcgtttaggttttatccgataccggtgccaaaccggtatttttgaaacggtgccggtgcttaaatggtgctcaaaccggtgcttaaagaatggagaacacaaaattggtccaaaaacctctcatgttcagctgttgttttttttttttttttttgcaaaaagataacaatgttagccttttctgcagctatagggcatatatggtatcactcttggttggaagcagtgcttaatcaatggaaaaaacacaaactttgtcgaAATACCTATcatatttaactgttttccagtttttctttggtcattttagcctttttggccagggtgaagggagtatctgccatcaaacaagaagacagccgcatgtaactacgacggtgtttgctagttcaccttacatgcattaatgtaataatgtggttagcgtactcaacgttaattacacacgaacaacactaagctactcacgcagagaagaacggctgctgctgccatcatcggtcatcatttctgctatgctgacagggctaggggccaggactctactcttcgggtttttgggggatgttgctaaccccaggtccgataacaggcaccacacccgcagtagatgtgcacggtgtgaggtctcacagcaagctatcaaacacggcgcatttctcggctttaaaaaaaaccgctatgcgtcgccaggtgattcatcggatttgaggtgttacctcctttgacagtatcacagtatcagcttaaagcacttgttgcaggctgctgagtttgcatcttttgctgcgaagtacagccagacttttgacggcttcgccttgggcatttttaatctgtagctctgctctaaaagaacgtacgtacctggacccgcctactatcctcggaaacgtaaaatgattggctagaattttCTCAGggaaaaaagcaccgaaataaaggaccgaaatgtgcgctgcttttcggtctggttactaccgtttatgtcagaaccggtaccATCATGGCActggacaccggtacccatcgctagtcagaaatatcaagttattcttaatactgcagacttgcaatgtataagttgtcctaacagtgatcttaagtaagctttacttagttttttttgaggcaacgagttgtttttttttttttgagttctgggaactaacaaggctgtacagtgtactcaaaatgagtaagttgcctaACTTgatcatcttacgtaaacttttgctcaatttttttgaggcaacgagtttccataaaatctttgagttctgggaactaattagattttacagtgtgctGGAAGTGCAACGATCCAGCAAAGACTGATTCCCTGCTGCTTCCTTATGATGCAGGGCAATGCCAGCATAAGTTGCAGGGGCATGATTGCCATTAGATGTGTGCATCAGAATGTGGGACACTCCTCCAGTCCAGACAATACAAGTGAACCAGCATATGCTCatgtacaaacacaaacagcgaAAGAGGAAGAAGGAAGACACAGACCAATACAAACCAAAAAGTGGCAGGTCGCACGGCTAGGACCCAGGAAACCATGACACATAAAAActgagaaatgaaaaatattttttattttcaagatCTGGGTCATAAAGAAAGAAGCACCGAAAACCCCCAGAATTTTATTATATTCATATTAGACTATTTACTGATAATTTTTTGTTGTACAACTAGTAGTATCTGCATAACtgtgtcatggtctgggtgagtCTGAGTAACTTTCCACAGCATCAGCTCTCCTCCTCTGCGTGGAACCTGACACAAGTTCAAAATATTGGGAATGGatacaggaggaaaagaggaaaagaggaaaaccaaaataacaacactggtccggccgggtcaagtcaaacgatgattttaatACACACGTGTGGGAGATGGGACACTGTACGCAGACAGCACCAGATCTCTCACCGAAAACCAcacaacaatagtttttatGAAAATCAGGGTATTggaacgccccctcatgcgtaaagtaggtacaatacaatcagtgttgacaacttttaacacattaaaagaacaTCTTCTTCCCGAGGCCAGATCCTTCCCAGTAATCAATTAACTCTGCTTATCCCCTGGAACAAACAGTCTCTCCTGCAAGCATaatcaaacagctacaaggcTTTGCAGattgttatttaaatatttgaactctCCCCTACACATGAGTTTAactactgcttgtgtgtgtgcgtgtgtgcctcgacctcagcattcactctgtctataaggacagaggccaactctgcatgtgtgcaataacctaactgaaaccataCATGTAATCtgttgaataaatgttctaatcaaatgccactactcaaagcttaataaaaagaatataaatgaataaaggataataatgaataacatgatatatgtgttttgtaagcgtgttctttCTATAGCTCAAGATCCTTAACACAATAGATTGTTCAGTCCTCGCGCCGAACAAAGTTTCCGACCCTCCACTAGTTGACTGAGCCCCCCTCATTGgcaagcacaaaaatacaatgCATGTGTATACAAAAGAATTatcactgcacctgtaatagaAAATGTTAATATGGAATCATGACAATACCTGTAATACAAGTTGTAACATAAGGCCGACAGCCTAAAGAAATTCTCTAATGAAGTAACAATTAATGATGATACATAAATGAACTAATGAGTAATTATTGCCAATACACACTACTTTAAAGGTTAACAAAACATATATCTAAATAAAGGATCATAAAATAACATGACGTAAGTGTCTTGTAAGCATGTGCGGCCTTCTACGCTCTACGTCACTTCCCTCAATAGATCAGCCAGACATCCCActgactgtagcttttaacCCTTACTGATGTGAGCACAACTCCATAATAAGCACCAAGCGGCAATATGTATAAAGATGATCATGGTtacacctgcaatgaaagattatatGATTATACTAACACCTGTAAATAGAAGATTAACATGAGGTTATAACAATCACTGTAATACAAACGTTAATGTaatgtcaatagcttcaataaatgctttaatgcAATGCTTATTATATGATTCTGAtgtaatgataaaataacagtaaaatatccCTTCTCAAACCCTTTTTGCCCCTCCCCGTTCCTCAGCTGCAGACAATTATTCTGGCAGTATTTAGGAGCAGCACACACAATGAGTCTTCGCCAGATTGTCTGCTAACCTCATTGGTACCCGAATTCATCATCCAAACCCTGCCATAGCCGCACTTCTGGATTCCGGTCAGCTGTTGCCCAATTCTTTTCATGCAAATGGCCATTCACACCTACCTGCCTCCCTGCGCACCCATAAAGGACTCAGTACTCACCCGGACCTTGCCTCATCTCCACCTCCAGCTTATCCCCGCCTGCGAGCATGCAAGCGATCTCAGCCTATAAAACTGGGAAACTCTCAAAACTCCTTGGACCATTCTGATTATCCTCTCCTTCGTTTCAGTGACCCTGGTCTGCCACAGTTTCCACCTGCCCCACTCCAGTCCAGACCTCAGCAGTTTAGTGACCTGACAGTTCCATGCTTAGCCTAAGCCCAGCACTTCACAGACCCCACGTTTTTTGCACAGTATAATCTTGTTTTTGTCTTGAGTACCTAAGTTAGGAATTCTGGTAAAtaaaatttttgtttttgcaaatcaCTTCAAGCCTCCAGTCTTTTGGTTCTGCGCATGAGTCCATTTCACCTCACGGGCCTCTGAGCCATGACAAACTgcgtggaatttgaatgaaaacgaaaaatttttttggtttttgtgccTAAGAATTTCTTGTTTAAAAGTTTTCTGCGGGTGTCTGTTAGTACTTTCATGAAATATAACTTAGTCACTAAaagtttttatcattattattattattattgtgtgctCAAATATGGGACTTTCCTGGAGTGGTGAACATTTGTTAACCTTTCCGTGGTGGAGCTGGTCTCCTCCACTCTGAGTCCTGCTGCATCGGTCCTGCTGCAGTAAACTACATTGCATATGACTATCTTGTAGTGTGCGAACAGCTGATCAATTGCGAATTGAAAGTTCATCCCTCATTGCTAGCGCTCATCATTGTCAGGCTTATCTTTGATCACCTGCACACGTTCACCTAAGTAAATTTTTGGTCCTTTCAATACAttactctttttttgtttggtttctttcaAGGATGACATTAGCATTACATTTGTTATACTCAAGACCAAGGAGCATGCTAGTGTGCAAATAGTGCTTTTGTAAGCAAGACATTCCTTGGTCACGCTGTTATTTACCACAGTTAGCGAACCCACAGCGTACAGCTGTTAATTCAGTTGGTAGAATACTTCTTTGCCCACTGTCTTTTGCTTAGTGATCTTGTGCTGTCTCTTGAGAAATTCTAACTGGTGAAGGATTTTGATGGGTTTGAGACTACCACATGCTTCAAGACAGTCCTCGGTCAAGAACATGCTTCCGCCAGGTCTGATCCTTACCATTTCATtgttgttaatgttgtcattggAGTCCATTTGTTCACCTGCTTGCTTTTTGGGTCTGTAGGTGTGTTACACCAGCATTTGGGTTAGGGAAAAGAATCCATGAAGGTCTGCAGTTTTAGGTGGACCTCGCCAAGTATCGGTGCTCTACCAGCCGAATCGTAGAGCTCTGTCACCCTCATTCAGAACAAACTTTGACCTTCCTGCCCAAGAACAGGGCCTCTGTTGCCCCCGGTGCTATCGCAGATGTGATGGCTCTCCGTCCCTGCCACTCGGCAGTACACAACCACTGTCCTATCCATCTCGGGTCTCTTGAACAAGACAGTTGTTTCATGTCACTTCTTTTGGAAACCGAGGGCCAAAGCGTCATCAGATGAGCGAACACAGATTTCCCACTGTTATTGACAAATGAGTCCAGTAATGGGTAGCACTTGGGTGGGCGGTGTGTCTCCACCTACAAAActgtgtttctttattttgttgtaaGTCTTTGAATGCCTTCTTACAGCATGTGGTTATGACAATGGTGCGGATGATCTTGCAAGCCACCTTAAGCATCTCCTCTCTTCCTTAGCGCACTATG is part of the Pelmatolapia mariae isolate MD_Pm_ZW linkage group LG23, Pm_UMD_F_2, whole genome shotgun sequence genome and encodes:
- the LOC134620514 gene encoding general transcription factor II-I repeat domain-containing protein 2-like, with product MFTDKRQLFSNVSLSRNIVAQRVDQLSSNLKEQLVEKGKDFIAYSLGMDESTDTTDIAQLSIFICGVDSSLTVTEEFLALRPMHGTTTGQDLYEEVSRCVNEMGLPWEKLVGLTSDGEPAMCGHRSELVARIRERMQDENVTEELTAYHCIIHQESLCGKALKMEHVMTIITRAVNFIRAKGLNHRQFKAFLEEYGDLPYHTNVQWLSQGKVLQRCFELREEICLFMESKENDTTELRDETFMCEMAFLCDITSHLNVMILQLQGRGRVISDLYSTVKAFKTKLSLWQTQMQKENLSHFPSCQTMKEKLSTALFPSAQFADKLNILAAEFRRRFADFEAQKNRFELLANAFGVDVESAPANLQMELIELQCNDTLREKYERLGATEFARFIPDTMPQLRIQAAQTISMFGSTYLCEQLFSLMKLSKTSHRSRLTDKHLDSILRTSSAQNLTPSIDELVQKMRHHQVSGSVSDK